In Methylomonas sp. ZR1, one DNA window encodes the following:
- a CDS encoding TniB family NTP-binding protein, with translation MLPSAERLARLRIERWIGYTCAHQALLQLEALLSDEPGKLRPKNILIVGPSNNGKTMIAEKFHRAHPQRMSEDGEHEVIPVLMLQMPAEATANRLHTALQATLGTPVGFYGRHDVREALTLRLMRTVGVRMLIIDEVHNLLGATARRQRELLNLLRFIGNDLRIPIVCLGIRDAYLAIRSDDQLENRFHPLLLPLWEAGEELARLLASFETVLPLREPSHLATAPLCELILRRSEGTIGEITALLNSATVAALLQGEERINCAVIERADYHPPSVRRRMVERELR, from the coding sequence ATGTTACCCAGTGCAGAGCGTCTAGCTCGCCTTCGAATCGAGCGATGGATCGGCTACACCTGTGCCCACCAAGCATTGTTACAACTTGAAGCGTTACTTTCCGACGAGCCTGGCAAACTGCGTCCGAAAAACATCCTTATAGTAGGCCCAAGCAACAACGGCAAAACCATGATTGCCGAAAAGTTTCATCGCGCGCATCCCCAGCGGATGTCAGAGGACGGTGAACACGAGGTCATTCCGGTCCTCATGCTACAAATGCCAGCCGAGGCAACCGCTAACCGACTACACACCGCATTGCAGGCTACACTGGGTACGCCAGTTGGCTTTTATGGTCGGCACGACGTGCGTGAGGCCTTGACATTACGACTGATGCGAACCGTCGGCGTCCGCATGCTGATAATTGACGAGGTACACAATTTACTCGGCGCAACGGCTAGGCGGCAACGCGAACTGTTGAATCTGCTCCGTTTTATTGGCAACGATCTGCGCATTCCTATCGTTTGCCTGGGTATCCGTGACGCTTATCTTGCGATTCGTAGCGACGACCAGCTTGAAAATCGGTTTCATCCTCTGTTACTACCACTCTGGGAGGCTGGCGAGGAATTAGCACGTCTGCTGGCCAGCTTCGAAACTGTTTTGCCCTTGCGTGAACCCTCACATTTAGCAACTGCACCGCTGTGCGAGCTGATTTTGCGGCGATCTGAAGGTACTATTGGTGAAATTACCGCACTCTTGAACAGTGCCACGGTAGCTGCGCTATTGCAGGGAGAAGAACGCATTAATTGCGCCGTCATTGAGCGCGCTGATTATCATCCTC